A window of the Hevea brasiliensis isolate MT/VB/25A 57/8 chromosome 6, ASM3005281v1, whole genome shotgun sequence genome harbors these coding sequences:
- the LOC110636473 gene encoding uncharacterized protein LOC110636473 — protein MGRAKKGPKFAVMKKIVTSKAIKKYKEEVLNPNKKDLSKEKLPRNVPQVSSALYFTYNTALGPPYRVLVDTNFINFSIQNKLDLEKAMMDCLYAKCTPCITDCVMAELEKLGQKYRVALRIAKDPRFERLPCIHKGTYADDCIVDRVTQHKCYIVATCDRDLKRRIRKIPGVPIMYITQHKYSIERMPEATIGGAPRF, from the exons ATGGGGAGGGCGAAAAAGGGCCCTAAATTTGCAGTAATGAAGAAGATAGTCACCTCAAAAGCAATTAAAAA ATACAAAGAAGAGGTTTTGAATCCAAATAAAAAAGATCTCTCCAAGGAAAAGCTCCCTCGAAATGT GCCACAAGTTTCTTCTGCACTTTACTTCACATACAACACAGCATTGGGGCCACCGTACAGGGTTTTGGTGGATACCAACTTTATCAATTTCTCCATCCAAAATAAA TTGGATTTGGAGAAGGCAATGATGGATTGTTTGTATGCAAAAT GTACACCTTGTATCACTGATTGTGTTATGGCAGAGCTTGAGAAGTTAGGTCAGAAATACCGTGTAGCTCTGAG GATTGCTAAGGATCCACGTTTTGAGAGACTGCCATGTATACACAAAGGGACTTATGCTGATGACTGTATTGTTGATAGGGTTACTCAG CATAAATGCTACATTGTTGCCACATGTGATCGTGATCTGAAGCGAAGGATACGCAAG ATCCCTGGTGTTCCAATTATGTACATTACTCAACACAAATATTCAATTGAGCGGATGCCTGAAGCAACAATAGGTGGAG CTCCAAGATTTTGA
- the LOC110636460 gene encoding ABC transporter I family member 11, chloroplastic isoform X2: MATSTSSVFFVINQRPIQSPAPFSPKSCYRKLSFKRLHQSHRVSCDYSCVEVRGVSYRPPGTQLNLLNEVSFSLPEKSFGLIFGQSGSGKTTLLQLLAGLSEPTSGSIGIQRYGNDGNPCHSPEPLPPEKVGIVFQFPERYFVADTILNEVIFGWPRLKGSLQLKERLALNLQKAITWVGLNGISLEKDPHSLSGGYKRRLALAIQLVQVPDLLILDEPLAGLDWKARADVINLLKQLKKELTVLVVSHDLKVGSIIGRRRSRIS; encoded by the exons ATGGCCACCTCCACTTCGTCAGTATTTTTCGTAATTAATCAGAGACCAATTCAATCACCAGCTCCGTTCTCTCCCAAATCATGCTACAG GAAATTGAGTTTCAAGAGGCTTCATCAATCTCACCGAGTTTCCTGCGATTACTCTTGCGTCGAA GTTAGGGGTGTTAGCTATAGGCCTCCGGGAACCCAGCTCAACCTTCTAAATGAAGTTAGTTTTTCTCTTCCAGAGAAGAG TTTTGGATTGATTTTTGGACAGAGTGGGAGCGGTAAAACTACTCTCTTGCAG CTTCTTGCTGGGCTAAGTGAACCAACATCAGGTTCCATTGGCATTCAAAGATATGGGAATGATGGCAATCCATGTCATTCTCCTGAACCACTACCTCCAGAAAAAGTTGGTATTGTCTTTCAGTTTCCGGAGAG GTATTTTGTGGCAGATACTATACTCAATGAAGTTATTTTTGGATGGCCAAGGCTAAAGGGCAGCCTTCAATTGAAGGAGCGTCTTGCTCTGAATCTTCAGAAAGCTATTACTTGG GTTGGATTAAATGGCATCTCCCTGGAAAAAGATCCTCACTCCCTTAGTGGTGGCTACAAACGTAGGCTTGCTTTGGCTATCCAATTA GTACAAGTTCCTGATCTGTTAATTCTGGATGAACCTCTTGCTGGTCTTG ATTGGAAGGCTCGAGCGGATGTCATAAATCTTTTAAAGCAGCTGAAGAAAGAATTAACTGTTCTTGTTGTCAGTCATGACCTCAa AGTTGGCAGCATCATTGGAAGAAGAAGGAGCAGGATTTCTTGA
- the LOC110636460 gene encoding ABC transporter I family member 11, chloroplastic isoform X1, with amino-acid sequence MATSTSSVFFVINQRPIQSPAPFSPKSCYRKLSFKRLHQSHRVSCDYSCVEVRGVSYRPPGTQLNLLNEVSFSLPEKSFGLIFGQSGSGKTTLLQLLAGLSEPTSGSIGIQRYGNDGNPCHSPEPLPPEKVGIVFQFPERYFVADTILNEVIFGWPRLKGSLQLKERLALNLQKAITWVGLNGISLEKDPHSLSGGYKRRLALAIQLVQVPDLLILDEPLAGLDWKARADVINLLKQLKKELTVLVVSHDLKELAALVDHSWRMEMGGYLKEELLPI; translated from the exons ATGGCCACCTCCACTTCGTCAGTATTTTTCGTAATTAATCAGAGACCAATTCAATCACCAGCTCCGTTCTCTCCCAAATCATGCTACAG GAAATTGAGTTTCAAGAGGCTTCATCAATCTCACCGAGTTTCCTGCGATTACTCTTGCGTCGAA GTTAGGGGTGTTAGCTATAGGCCTCCGGGAACCCAGCTCAACCTTCTAAATGAAGTTAGTTTTTCTCTTCCAGAGAAGAG TTTTGGATTGATTTTTGGACAGAGTGGGAGCGGTAAAACTACTCTCTTGCAG CTTCTTGCTGGGCTAAGTGAACCAACATCAGGTTCCATTGGCATTCAAAGATATGGGAATGATGGCAATCCATGTCATTCTCCTGAACCACTACCTCCAGAAAAAGTTGGTATTGTCTTTCAGTTTCCGGAGAG GTATTTTGTGGCAGATACTATACTCAATGAAGTTATTTTTGGATGGCCAAGGCTAAAGGGCAGCCTTCAATTGAAGGAGCGTCTTGCTCTGAATCTTCAGAAAGCTATTACTTGG GTTGGATTAAATGGCATCTCCCTGGAAAAAGATCCTCACTCCCTTAGTGGTGGCTACAAACGTAGGCTTGCTTTGGCTATCCAATTA GTACAAGTTCCTGATCTGTTAATTCTGGATGAACCTCTTGCTGGTCTTG ATTGGAAGGCTCGAGCGGATGTCATAAATCTTTTAAAGCAGCTGAAGAAAGAATTAACTGTTCTTGTTGTCAGTCATGACCTCAa AGAGCTAGCAGCTCTAGTTGATCATTCTTGGAGGATGGAAATGGGTGGATATCTCAAAGAAGAGCTGCTTCCCATATAG
- the LOC110636456 gene encoding protein LAZY 1, with amino-acid sequence MRLLGWMHNKIRHTSIQPFKDFTIGNYCVCLSAKSPVDDKVSYIRPRFDSRHEVSDNALSEVEAKKAEGNQEDQTSSAMPELFHGFLAIGTLGSKQVNSEPATPTFPMSLENIADEKIEAKENDLKLINNEIEKFIDAEAEEGCNESLARSSYVSNITLSGIQTEGANADDYRNTALCPLQGYLFGSSIELQETTIELKKEKVSLRELFRRTKILDESSKGTEGTREMHAKEAHKSAKHLIRKILGKFHASRNPAPSSSNDAANSVSTKKKLNKVLRMLHRKVHPENSLAEKEFTKSHKENIKKTLHQNADLVHWDEDNRKFLPGCKSMEGIQCEKNNLKLSQYGLSESNSNGNGNSNGNGEYWIKTDADYLVLELL; translated from the exons ATGAGG TTACTAGGTTGGATGCACAATAAAATTCGGCATACTAGCATTCAGCCATTCAAGGATTTTACAATAG GGAACTATTGTGTTTGCCTTTCAGCAAAGTCCCCCGTTGATGACAAAGTCTCCTATATAAGACCAAGGTTTGACTCCAGACATGAGGTATCTGACAATGCTTTATCCGAAGTTGAAGCCAAGAAAGCAGAAGGTAATCAAGAAGATCAAACATCTAGTGCCATGCCTGAGCTTTTTCATGGTTTCCTTGCAATTGGAACTCTTGGTTCAAAACAAGTCAACAGTGAACCAGCAACGCCAACATTTCCCATGTCTTTGGAGAACATAGCAGATGAAAAAATAGAGGCAAAAGAGAACGACTTGAAGCTCATCAACAATGAAATAGAAAAGTTTATTGATGCTGAAGCTGAAGAAGGTTGCAATGAATCATTGGCGAGGAGCAGTTACGTAAGCAATATTACACTCAGCGGCATACAAACAGAGGGAGCCAATGCTGATGATTATAGAAACACTGCACTATGTCCACTTCAAGGATATCTATTTGGTTCATCAATAGAACTGCAAGAAACAACAATTGAATTAAAGAAGGAAAAAGTATCTCTCAGGGAGCTGTTTCGTAGGACAAAGATTTTAGACGAATCTTCCAAAGGAACTGAAGGGACAAGAGAGATGCATGCCAAGGAAGCACATAAATCTGCTAAACACCTCATCAGAAAGATACTTGGAAAGTTTCATGCTTCAAGAAATCCTGCTCCTTCTTCTTCCAATGATGCTGCCAACTCTGTTTCAACCAAGAAAAAGCTTAATAAG GTACTAAGAATGCTACATAGAAAAGTCCATCCTGAAAACTCTTTAGCTGAAAAAGAGTTCACTAAGTCCCATAAAGAGAACATTAAGAAGACTCTGCATCAAAATGCAGACCTGGTGCACTGGGACGAAGACAACAGAAAATTTCTTCCAGGATGCAAGTCAATGGAAGGGATACAATGCGAAAAGAACAACTTGAAACTATCCCAGTATGGTCTAAGTGAAAGTAACTCCAATGGAAATGGGAACTCCAATGGAAATGGGGAATACTGGATCAAAACAGATGCAGACT ACTTGGTGCTGGAGCTGTTGTGA
- the LOC110636450 gene encoding uncharacterized protein LOC110636450 produces the protein MVGGMEANKNRFIEEWGSARENLEYNFRWTRRNFALVGLFGIAVPIFIYKGIVKEFNMQDEDAGRPYRKFL, from the exons ATGGTAGGAGGAATGGAGGCAAACAAGAACAGGTTCATAGAGGAGTGGGGCAGTGCTCGGGAGAATCTCGAGTACAACTTCCGCTGGACTCGACGCAACTTCGCCCTCGTTGGCTTATTCGGCATCGCAGTTCCTATCTTCATCTACAAGGGCATCGTCAAAGAATTC AATATGCAAGATGAAGATGCAGGCAGGCCATACAGGAAGTTCCTTTGA